One region of Sphingomonas adhaesiva genomic DNA includes:
- a CDS encoding AbrB/MazE/SpoVT family DNA-binding domain-containing protein — protein MTYHAKVIAGGKIVIPADLRRELGIKEGDSLAIERDGDGAMVLKTFSQVVSEVQSAFRPYRDPAVSIVDELIAERREEARREGE, from the coding sequence ATGACCTATCACGCAAAGGTGATCGCCGGCGGCAAGATCGTCATTCCGGCCGACTTGCGGCGGGAGTTGGGGATCAAAGAGGGCGACTCGCTCGCCATCGAGCGCGATGGCGATGGTGCGATGGTGTTGAAGACGTTCTCGCAGGTCGTCAGCGAAGTCCAGTCGGCCTTTCGGCCCTATCGTGATCCTGCCGTCAGCATCGTCGACGAACTGATCGCTGAACGCCGCGAGGAAGCGCGTCGGGAAGGCGAATGA
- a CDS encoding type II toxin-antitoxin system VapC family toxin, whose translation MRVVIDASALLALLFNEPGADMVLELVRGASLSAVNLDEVLHTCARRGMDAGAIVSHLARLELDIRAFDHMQARISAALHPRAQPIGLSFADRACLALGTVMQAIVLTADRDLSTFDAAIDIRLIR comes from the coding sequence ATGAGGGTCGTCATCGACGCCTCGGCGCTGCTTGCCTTGTTGTTCAACGAACCGGGAGCCGACATGGTCCTCGAGTTGGTGCGCGGCGCCTCGCTGTCGGCGGTCAATCTGGACGAAGTACTCCACACATGTGCCCGTCGCGGTATGGACGCTGGCGCCATCGTCAGCCACCTCGCGCGCTTGGAACTCGACATTCGCGCCTTCGATCACATGCAGGCGCGGATCAGCGCCGCACTTCATCCCCGCGCCCAGCCGATCGGACTCTCGTTTGCGGATCGCGCCTGTCTCGCGCTGGGGACGGTGATGCAGGCGATAGTTCTGACAGCAGATCGCGATCTTTCGACGTTCGATGCCGCCATCGACATCCGTCTGATCCGGTGA
- a CDS encoding DMT family transporter: MTHSRHLSPAVAFAVAAAGIGLFSIMDAFMKSMTLAMGVYNALFWRTMLSAGIGGIAWRAGGGGLPTRRAARLHLIRGAITAAMALLFFWGLARVPMAQAIALSYIAPLLALLLGALVLKERVGARVIAASLAALAGVATILAGQSRMALGPEAFAGALAILASAMLYAVNLIVARLQSQAARPGEIAFVQSAIVTLILACAAPWLAQFPPSPQWWKIAVAACLATASLFLLAWAYAHGEAGYLATTEYTSFVYAAVLGWAIFGERVAITTLVGAGVIIAACLWGARRAALPLEATA, encoded by the coding sequence GTGACGCATTCGCGGCATCTGTCGCCCGCGGTCGCCTTTGCGGTGGCGGCGGCGGGGATCGGGCTGTTCTCGATCATGGATGCGTTCATGAAATCGATGACGCTGGCGATGGGTGTCTACAACGCGCTGTTCTGGCGCACGATGCTGTCGGCCGGGATCGGCGGTATCGCCTGGCGCGCAGGCGGCGGGGGTTTGCCGACGAGGCGCGCCGCCCGCCTGCACCTGATCCGCGGTGCGATCACGGCGGCGATGGCGCTGCTGTTCTTCTGGGGGCTGGCGCGCGTGCCGATGGCGCAGGCGATCGCGCTCAGCTACATCGCCCCCCTCCTCGCGCTGCTGCTCGGTGCGCTGGTGCTCAAGGAGCGGGTCGGCGCGCGGGTGATCGCGGCCTCGCTCGCCGCGCTGGCGGGGGTCGCCACCATCCTGGCGGGGCAGTCGCGGATGGCGCTGGGGCCGGAGGCGTTCGCCGGCGCGCTGGCGATCCTCGCCTCGGCGATGCTCTATGCGGTCAACCTGATCGTCGCGCGGTTGCAGAGCCAGGCGGCGCGACCGGGCGAGATCGCCTTCGTCCAGTCCGCGATCGTCACGCTGATCCTCGCCTGCGCCGCGCCGTGGCTGGCGCAATTTCCGCCATCGCCGCAATGGTGGAAGATCGCGGTCGCCGCCTGTCTCGCCACCGCGTCGCTGTTCCTGCTCGCCTGGGCCTATGCACATGGCGAGGCGGGGTATCTGGCAACGACCGAATATACCTCCTTCGTCTATGCCGCGGTGCTCGGCTGGGCCATCTTCGGCGAGCGCGTCGCGATCACCACGCTGGTGGGCGCGGGCGTCATCATCGCGGCGTGCCTTTGGGGTGCCCGCCGCGCCGCCTTGCCGCTAGAGGCGACGGCATGA
- a CDS encoding GNAT family N-acetyltransferase, whose protein sequence is MTVTIRPAAPADVPAILGFIRDLAAFEREPEAVKSTEPMLHDALFGADPAVEALIAERDGQRVGFAIFYRTFSTWTGKRGIWLDDLYIAPDARGSGAGAALLRALAGIAVDRGYARFEWWVLDWNTPALDFYRAKGAVPQDEWTVQRVDGDALRRLAGRD, encoded by the coding sequence ATGACCGTCACCATCCGCCCCGCCGCGCCCGCCGACGTCCCCGCGATCCTGGGCTTCATCCGCGACCTCGCCGCGTTCGAGCGCGAGCCGGAGGCGGTGAAGTCGACCGAGCCGATGCTCCACGATGCGCTGTTCGGCGCCGATCCCGCGGTAGAGGCGCTGATCGCCGAGCGTGACGGCCAGCGCGTCGGTTTCGCGATCTTCTACCGAACCTTTTCGACATGGACCGGCAAGCGCGGCATCTGGCTCGACGATCTGTATATCGCGCCCGACGCCCGGGGCTCTGGCGCGGGCGCGGCGCTGCTACGGGCGCTGGCGGGGATCGCGGTCGATCGCGGCTATGCGCGGTTCGAATGGTGGGTGCTCGACTGGAACACGCCGGCACTCGATTTCTATCGGGCGAAGGGCGCGGTGCCGCAGGACGAGTGGACCGTGCAGCGGGTCGACGGCGATGCCTTGCGACGGCTTGCCGGGCGGGACTGA
- a CDS encoding DMT family transporter — MAWLWLIAGGLFEVGFTTCLRNADGFRHVGWTLGFLASVTMSMLLLEVAARSIPMGTAYAVWTGIGALGTVVVGIAFYGEAATPVRLLLIVGAVACIAGLKLTAVQ; from the coding sequence ATGGCGTGGCTGTGGCTGATCGCGGGGGGACTGTTCGAGGTCGGGTTCACCACCTGCCTGCGCAACGCGGACGGCTTCCGGCACGTCGGCTGGACGCTGGGATTCCTCGCCTCGGTCACGATGTCGATGCTGCTGCTGGAGGTGGCGGCGCGGAGCATCCCGATGGGAACGGCCTATGCGGTCTGGACCGGGATCGGCGCGCTCGGCACCGTCGTCGTCGGGATCGCTTTCTATGGCGAGGCGGCGACCCCGGTACGGCTGCTGCTGATCGTGGGGGCGGTGGCCTGCATCGCCGGGTTGAAGCTGACGGCGGTGCAGTGA
- a CDS encoding TfoX/Sxy family protein — protein MAIDDGLVDWVAEAMAPDGVVTRRAMMGGATLYLDGVVFAIVGGDGSLWFKADRESDAIWDEAGCARFTYARGDGSTATMNYRRAPDDCLDDADALREWGSLGAAAGRRAPQKKRK, from the coding sequence ATGGCGATCGACGACGGGCTGGTCGACTGGGTGGCGGAGGCGATGGCCCCCGACGGCGTGGTCACGCGCCGCGCCATGATGGGCGGTGCCACGCTCTACCTCGACGGGGTGGTGTTCGCGATCGTCGGTGGCGACGGCAGCCTGTGGTTCAAGGCCGACCGCGAGAGCGACGCAATCTGGGACGAAGCGGGCTGCGCGCGCTTCACCTATGCGCGCGGCGACGGCAGTACGGCGACGATGAACTATCGCCGCGCGCCGGACGATTGCCTCGACGATGCCGACGCGCTGCGCGAATGGGGGTCGCTCGGTGCCGCAGCGGGACGCCGCGCGCCGCAGAAGAAGCGGAAATAG
- the ppa gene encoding inorganic diphosphatase, with product MRIDLIPVGKSPPDDLNVVIEVPTGGEPVKYEFDKASGALFVDRILHTPMRYPANYGFVPHTLSPDGDPLDALVIARSPFIPGCVVRARPIAVLNLEDEAGGDEKLVCVPVDSTFPYYSNVAGREDIPEIVFEQIEHFFTHYKDLEKKKWVRIGTWGDREEARRITLEAIERYKAAKAEGEEPHDHDVPGR from the coding sequence ATGCGTATCGACCTGATCCCGGTGGGCAAGAGCCCGCCCGACGACCTGAACGTGGTGATCGAGGTGCCGACCGGCGGCGAGCCGGTGAAGTACGAGTTCGACAAGGCGTCGGGCGCGCTGTTCGTCGACCGCATCCTCCATACGCCGATGCGCTATCCGGCCAATTACGGCTTCGTGCCCCACACGCTGTCGCCCGACGGCGATCCGCTCGACGCGCTGGTCATCGCGCGTTCGCCGTTCATCCCGGGCTGCGTCGTGCGCGCGCGCCCGATCGCGGTGCTGAACCTGGAGGACGAGGCCGGCGGCGACGAGAAGCTGGTCTGCGTGCCGGTCGATTCGACCTTCCCCTATTATTCCAACGTCGCCGGGCGCGAGGACATCCCCGAGATCGTCTTCGAGCAGATCGAGCACTTCTTCACCCACTACAAGGATCTGGAAAAGAAGAAGTGGGTGCGCATCGGCACCTGGGGCGACCGCGAGGAAGCGCGTCGCATCACGCTGGAGGCGATCGAGCGCTACAAGGCCGCCAAGGCCGAGGGCGAGGAGCCGCACGACCACGACGTTCCGGGGCGGTAA
- a CDS encoding M61 family metallopeptidase has translation MIRSLTAALLLASASAAVAQVPAGNSAPQPVPFVDTIPAARDVPFPGTIRLSVDATDTRRGIFRVKETIPVPQAGPMTLLFPKWLPGAHSPRGEIEKLAGLVITAGGRRVEWTRDPVDVFAFHIDVPAGARTIEAAFQFVSATKPDQGRIVMTPTMISLQPNSVSLYPAGYFTRAIPIQMTVTYPQGWTAAGALPAKVAGATYTYDATNYEILIDSPILAGKYGKVWPLTPRVNLNVFADDPAELAATPEQIAAHQRLVEQAVKTFGAQHYDRYEFLLSITDQLGGIGLEHHRSSENGVTPGYFTKWNDGPGRRNLLPHEFTHSWDGKFRRGADLWTPDYRTPMRGSLLWVYEGQTQFWGYVLQARSGMVSKQDTLDQYAAIMATYDSQPARQWRDLLDTTNDPVISSRKPKGWTSWQRSEDYYNEGLLVWMDVDSLLREKSGGTKSIDDFARAFFGIRDGDWGEVTYTIADVAATLNQIVPWDWAGYLDKRLTEHAAGAPLDGFTRNGYRLIYTDTPTPSFKAGETSAKNTNLTWSGGFVANADGGLTSVTWDGPAFDAGLTLADQIVAVDGQAWSADRMKAAIVAARGTKTPIPLTVKRGEAYRSVALDYHGGLRYPRLEKVGTGDGGLDRLLAPR, from the coding sequence ATGATCCGATCGCTGACCGCCGCCCTCCTGCTCGCCTCCGCCTCCGCCGCCGTCGCACAAGTTCCCGCGGGCAATTCCGCGCCGCAGCCGGTGCCCTTCGTCGATACGATCCCGGCGGCGCGCGACGTGCCCTTTCCCGGCACGATCCGGCTGAGCGTCGACGCGACCGATACGCGCCGCGGCATCTTCCGCGTGAAGGAGACGATCCCGGTGCCGCAGGCGGGGCCGATGACTCTGCTGTTTCCGAAATGGCTGCCCGGCGCGCATTCCCCGCGCGGCGAGATCGAGAAGCTCGCCGGCCTCGTCATCACCGCGGGCGGCAGGCGCGTGGAATGGACGCGCGATCCGGTCGACGTCTTCGCCTTCCATATCGACGTACCGGCGGGTGCGAGGACGATCGAGGCGGCGTTCCAGTTCGTCTCCGCGACGAAGCCCGATCAGGGTCGCATCGTGATGACGCCGACGATGATCTCGCTCCAGCCCAATTCGGTCAGCCTGTATCCGGCGGGCTATTTCACGCGGGCGATCCCGATCCAGATGACCGTCACCTATCCGCAGGGCTGGACCGCGGCGGGCGCGCTCCCGGCGAAGGTGGCGGGCGCGACCTATACCTATGACGCCACCAACTACGAGATACTGATCGATTCGCCGATCCTGGCGGGCAAGTACGGCAAGGTGTGGCCGCTGACGCCGCGCGTGAACCTCAACGTCTTCGCCGACGATCCCGCGGAGCTGGCCGCCACGCCCGAGCAGATCGCCGCACACCAGCGGCTGGTCGAGCAGGCGGTGAAGACCTTCGGCGCGCAGCATTACGACAGATACGAATTCCTGCTGTCGATCACCGATCAGCTGGGCGGCATCGGGCTGGAGCATCACCGATCGAGCGAGAACGGCGTGACGCCGGGCTATTTCACCAAGTGGAACGACGGTCCCGGCCGCCGCAACCTGCTGCCGCACGAATTCACCCACAGCTGGGACGGCAAGTTCCGTCGCGGCGCGGATCTGTGGACCCCGGATTACCGTACGCCGATGCGCGGCTCTCTGCTGTGGGTCTATGAAGGGCAGACGCAATTCTGGGGCTATGTGCTCCAGGCGCGATCGGGGATGGTCAGCAAGCAGGACACGCTGGACCAATATGCCGCGATCATGGCGACCTACGACAGCCAGCCCGCGCGCCAGTGGCGCGACCTGCTCGACACCACCAACGATCCCGTGATCTCCTCGCGCAAGCCCAAGGGCTGGACCAGCTGGCAGCGGAGCGAGGATTATTACAACGAAGGGCTGCTGGTCTGGATGGACGTCGATTCGCTGCTGCGCGAGAAGTCGGGCGGCACGAAGTCGATCGACGATTTCGCGCGCGCCTTCTTCGGCATCCGCGACGGCGACTGGGGCGAGGTGACCTACACGATCGCCGATGTCGCCGCGACGCTGAACCAGATCGTGCCGTGGGACTGGGCCGGTTACCTGGACAAGCGGCTGACCGAACATGCCGCGGGGGCGCCGCTCGACGGCTTCACGCGCAACGGCTACCGCCTGATCTACACCGACACGCCCACGCCCTCGTTCAAGGCCGGTGAGACGAGCGCCAAGAACACCAACCTGACCTGGTCGGGCGGGTTCGTCGCCAATGCCGACGGCGGGCTCACCTCGGTCACGTGGGACGGCCCCGCGTTCGACGCCGGGCTGACGCTGGCGGATCAGATCGTCGCCGTCGACGGACAGGCCTGGTCGGCCGACCGGATGAAGGCCGCCATCGTCGCGGCAAGGGGGACGAAGACGCCGATCCCGCTCACCGTGAAGCGCGGCGAGGCATACCGCTCGGTGGCGCTCGACTATCACGGGGGCTTGCGCTACCCGCGGCTCGAGAAGGTCGGCACCGGCGACGGCGGCCTCGATCGTCTGCTCGCGCCCCGCTGA
- a CDS encoding DUF1345 domain-containing protein — protein sequence MHEPHRWWGLGQRVAPPRFVLFMVVFAVSTAALWQMAGRGRAVMGGFDIAAAVFLIAVLSLFGRGTPQRMRRAAQANDANRALLLAISGAVSIVILLAVHDELKGKNDTVAIVLAIATLALAWLFTNMVYALHYAHLFYSPDDAGKDEGGIDFPGTDTPDYWDFLYFSYTLGMTFQTSDVSISDTRIRRIVTGQCLAAFVFNLGVIAFSINVLGGGN from the coding sequence ATGCACGAACCACATCGCTGGTGGGGATTGGGACAGCGCGTGGCACCGCCGCGCTTCGTCCTGTTCATGGTCGTCTTCGCCGTCAGCACCGCCGCCTTGTGGCAGATGGCGGGGCGGGGCCGCGCGGTGATGGGCGGGTTCGACATCGCCGCCGCCGTCTTCCTGATCGCGGTCCTCTCGCTGTTCGGGCGCGGTACGCCGCAGCGGATGCGCCGCGCCGCGCAGGCGAACGACGCCAACCGCGCGCTGCTGCTCGCGATCAGCGGGGCGGTGTCGATCGTGATCCTGCTGGCGGTCCATGACGAGCTGAAGGGCAAGAACGATACCGTCGCGATCGTCCTGGCCATCGCCACGCTGGCGCTGGCGTGGCTGTTCACCAACATGGTCTATGCGCTGCACTATGCGCATCTCTTCTACAGCCCCGACGACGCGGGCAAGGACGAGGGCGGGATCGACTTCCCCGGCACCGACACGCCCGACTATTGGGACTTCCTCTACTTCAGCTACACGCTGGGGATGACGTTCCAGACCTCGGACGTCTCGATCAGCGACACGCGCATCCGCCGCATCGTCACCGGACAATGCCTCGCCGCGTTCGTCTTCAACCTGGGCGTGATCGCGTTCAGCATCAACGTGCTGGGGGGTGGCAACTGA
- the hisS gene encoding histidine--tRNA ligase, translating to MARIQTPARVRGTQDIFRDEERRFAHVLATFDRVRRLYGFERVETPVFEDTQVFARSIGETTDVVSKEMYSFPDKGGDSLTLRPEFTAGIVRAYITNGWQQYAPVKVVTSGAVFRYERPQKGRYRQFHQIDAEVLGATEPAADVELLTLADQLLAELGIEGVTLQLNTLGDAATRDAWRDALVAHFEAHRGDLSEDSLTRLAKNPLRILDSKDLRDRPVADAAPGIDAYMSAEAGAFFETVQKGLDAAGVRWTRNERLVRGLDYYRHTAFEFVTDRLGAQGTVLAGGRYDGLVESLGGPATAGVGWAAGVERLAMLIDEPPAARPDVAVVVEDDRAHDAAVAALARLRRAGVSAQLVATGSPRKRYDRAAKASPRSFLVFTDAPEPSIRILMKDVLSDELDRHEELNNKVRSVLGMSKLGA from the coding sequence ATGGCCCGTATCCAGACCCCCGCCCGCGTCCGCGGCACCCAGGACATCTTCCGCGACGAGGAACGCCGCTTCGCGCACGTCCTCGCCACCTTCGACCGCGTGCGCCGCCTCTACGGCTTCGAACGCGTCGAAACCCCGGTGTTCGAGGATACGCAGGTCTTCGCCCGCTCGATCGGCGAGACGACCGACGTCGTGTCGAAGGAGATGTATTCCTTCCCCGACAAGGGCGGCGATTCGCTGACGCTGCGTCCGGAATTCACCGCCGGGATCGTGCGCGCCTACATCACCAACGGCTGGCAGCAATATGCGCCGGTGAAGGTCGTCACCAGCGGTGCGGTATTCCGCTACGAGCGCCCGCAGAAGGGCCGCTACCGCCAGTTCCATCAGATTGACGCCGAGGTCCTGGGTGCGACCGAGCCGGCGGCGGATGTCGAGCTGCTGACGCTCGCGGACCAGTTGCTGGCCGAACTGGGGATCGAGGGCGTGACGCTCCAGCTCAATACGCTGGGCGACGCGGCGACGCGCGACGCCTGGCGTGACGCGCTGGTCGCGCACTTCGAGGCGCATCGCGGCGACTTGAGCGAGGACAGCCTGACGCGGCTGGCGAAGAACCCGCTGCGCATCCTCGATTCCAAGGATCTGCGCGACCGCCCGGTGGCCGATGCCGCGCCGGGGATCGATGCCTATATGAGTGCGGAGGCCGGCGCCTTCTTCGAGACGGTGCAGAAGGGGCTGGATGCCGCCGGCGTGCGCTGGACCCGCAACGAGCGGCTGGTGCGCGGGCTGGACTATTACCGCCACACCGCGTTCGAGTTCGTCACCGACCGGCTCGGCGCGCAGGGTACGGTGCTGGCGGGCGGGCGCTACGACGGGCTGGTGGAATCGCTCGGCGGGCCTGCTACCGCGGGGGTGGGCTGGGCCGCGGGGGTCGAACGGCTGGCGATGCTGATCGATGAGCCGCCGGCGGCGCGCCCGGACGTGGCCGTGGTGGTCGAGGACGACCGCGCCCACGACGCCGCGGTGGCGGCACTCGCCCGGTTGCGCCGCGCGGGCGTTTCGGCACAGCTGGTGGCGACCGGATCGCCCAGGAAGCGCTACGACCGCGCTGCGAAAGCTAGTCCCAGATCATTCTTGGTTTTCACAGACGCACCTGAGCCATCGATCCGTATTTTGATGAAAGACGTGCTGAGTGATGAATTGGATCGGCACGAAGAGTTGAACAACAAGGTGCGTAGCGTGCTCGGAATGAGCAAACTCGGCGCATGA
- the prfA gene encoding peptide chain release factor 1 produces the protein MTSISIDRIRQIEARRDELAAMMATGALEGDRFVQVSKEYAELEPVAQAAGEVRRLRQEADSLAHMTGDADAELRAMAEEELRENRVALEGADRRLALALLPRDAADQRSAMLEVRAGTGGDEAALFAGDLFRMYQRYAERQGWRVELISASDSDAGGYKEVVASVTGSGVFAKLKFESGVHRVQRVPVTESGGRIHTSAATVAVLPEAEEVDVQIDEARDLRIDVYRSSGPGGQSVNTTDSAVRITHLPTGLVVIQQDEKSQHKNKAKALKVLRTRLYEAERERLAAERSGTRKAMVGSGDRSERIRTYNFPQGRVTDHRINLTLHRLPEILQGEMDELIGALVAEDEAERLATLEA, from the coding sequence ATGACCAGCATCTCGATCGACCGGATCCGCCAGATCGAGGCGCGGCGCGACGAGCTGGCGGCGATGATGGCTACCGGGGCGCTGGAGGGTGACCGCTTCGTCCAGGTGTCGAAGGAATATGCCGAGCTTGAGCCGGTGGCGCAGGCCGCGGGCGAGGTGCGCCGGCTGCGGCAGGAGGCCGACAGCCTCGCGCACATGACCGGCGATGCCGATGCCGAGCTGCGCGCGATGGCGGAGGAGGAACTACGCGAGAACCGCGTCGCGCTGGAGGGTGCCGACCGCCGCCTCGCGCTCGCGCTGCTGCCGCGCGATGCCGCGGACCAGCGCTCGGCGATGCTGGAGGTGCGCGCCGGCACCGGGGGCGACGAGGCGGCGCTGTTCGCGGGCGACCTGTTCCGCATGTACCAGCGCTATGCCGAGCGGCAGGGCTGGCGCGTCGAGCTGATCTCCGCATCGGACAGCGACGCCGGCGGCTACAAGGAAGTCGTCGCCAGCGTGACCGGCTCCGGCGTGTTCGCGAAGCTCAAGTTCGAAAGCGGTGTCCACCGCGTCCAGCGCGTGCCGGTGACCGAGAGCGGCGGGCGCATCCACACCTCCGCTGCGACCGTCGCGGTGCTGCCCGAGGCGGAAGAGGTCGACGTCCAGATCGACGAGGCGCGCGACCTGCGGATCGACGTCTATCGCTCGTCCGGGCCCGGTGGCCAGTCGGTCAATACCACCGACAGCGCGGTGCGCATCACCCACCTGCCGACCGGGCTGGTCGTGATCCAGCAGGACGAGAAATCGCAACACAAGAACAAGGCGAAGGCGCTGAAGGTCCTGCGTACCCGGCTGTACGAGGCGGAGCGCGAGCGACTGGCGGCGGAGCGTTCGGGCACGCGCAAGGCGATGGTGGGATCGGGTGATCGTTCCGAGCGGATCCGCACCTACAATTTTCCGCAGGGGCGAGTGACCGATCACCGCATCAACCTGACGCTGCACCGCCTGCCGGAGATATTGCAGGGCGAGATGGACGAGCTGATCGGGGCGCTGGTGGCGGAGGACGAGGCGGAACGGCTGGCGACGCTGGAGGCGTAG
- the prmC gene encoding peptide chain release factor N(5)-glutamine methyltransferase — translation MTDTRAALREAAARFAFSDTPRLDAELLLAHALGITRERLLLTPGDHLVPPAFAALVERRAAHEPVAYITGIRAFWTIDLLVGPGALVPRADSETLIEAAVAHFSGGEGPRRVLDLGTGPGTLLFAALAEWPRATGLGVDASEAALDWARRNAAALDMDGRVVLRRGDWGAGIAGAFDLVLANPPYIATDAELPREVRAHEPASALFAGADGLDDYRVIARQLPALLAPEGVACIEIGWDQHESAAALFRGSGLAVAVRHDLAGHPRCLVATHPAG, via the coding sequence ATGACCGACACGCGTGCCGCGCTGCGCGAGGCCGCCGCGCGCTTCGCCTTTTCGGATACCCCCCGGCTCGATGCGGAGCTGCTGCTCGCCCACGCGCTGGGCATCACGCGCGAGCGGTTGCTGCTGACGCCGGGCGACCATCTCGTGCCGCCTGCCTTCGCCGCGCTCGTCGAGCGCCGCGCCGCGCATGAGCCGGTCGCCTATATCACCGGCATCCGCGCCTTCTGGACGATCGACCTGCTGGTCGGCCCCGGCGCGCTGGTGCCGCGCGCGGACAGCGAAACGCTGATCGAGGCGGCGGTGGCGCATTTCTCTGGCGGGGAGGGGCCGCGGCGCGTGCTCGATCTCGGCACGGGTCCGGGCACGTTGCTGTTCGCGGCGCTGGCCGAATGGCCGCGCGCGACGGGGCTGGGCGTGGACGCGAGCGAGGCGGCGCTCGACTGGGCGCGGCGCAACGCCGCGGCGCTGGACATGGACGGCCGGGTCGTGTTGCGTCGCGGCGACTGGGGGGCGGGGATCGCCGGGGCGTTCGACCTGGTGCTCGCCAATCCGCCCTATATCGCGACCGACGCCGAGCTGCCGCGCGAGGTGCGCGCGCACGAGCCCGCGAGCGCGCTGTTCGCGGGCGCCGACGGGCTGGACGACTACCGCGTCATCGCGCGCCAGCTGCCGGCGCTGCTCGCGCCGGAGGGCGTCGCCTGTATCGAGATCGGCTGGGACCAGCACGAAAGCGCGGCCGCGCTGTTTCGCGGGTCAGGGCTGGCCGTCGCGGTGCGGCACGACCTGGCGGGACATCCCCGCTGTCTGGTCGCGACGCACCCGGCGGGTTGA
- a CDS encoding DUF4167 domain-containing protein, translated as MINNRQNGRRRGRGGNQRPGGGGGQGQRDSGNRIDSRARGNAAQLLEKYRNMARDAQMSGDRVNTEYYLQFADHYFRVLADQRGRNDDQPMPRHLRNDLDQFDDSDDFGDEGEPIRSEDQVRASEGDSRPRRDERPRSDRDDRPRTDRDDRQRDGRQRDDRQRDDRQREDRPRGDERQRDNRHDGRGEHRNGYAERNVERAEPRVERDADTPVAAAPVVEAAAAEEARTPRRRTRKPREEAAGEQVAFDIDRLPPSLGVSAAPAEPAADAPAPAAPASAADTGEEAPKPRRRRVRTAVEATPAE; from the coding sequence TTGATCAACAACCGTCAGAACGGTCGCCGTCGCGGCCGTGGTGGTAACCAGCGCCCCGGCGGCGGTGGCGGACAGGGCCAGCGCGACAGCGGCAACCGGATCGACAGCCGCGCCCGCGGCAATGCGGCGCAGCTGCTCGAGAAATATCGCAACATGGCGCGCGATGCGCAGATGTCCGGCGACCGGGTGAACACCGAATATTACCTTCAGTTCGCCGATCACTATTTCCGCGTCCTGGCCGATCAGCGTGGCCGCAACGACGACCAGCCGATGCCCCGCCATCTGCGCAACGACCTCGATCAGTTCGACGATAGCGACGATTTCGGTGACGAGGGCGAGCCGATCCGCAGCGAGGATCAGGTCCGCGCCAGCGAGGGCGACAGCCGTCCCCGGCGCGACGAGCGCCCGCGATCGGATCGCGATGACCGCCCCCGGACAGATCGTGACGATCGTCAGCGCGACGGGCGCCAGCGCGACGACCGCCAGCGCGACGATCGCCAGCGTGAGGATCGCCCGCGGGGTGATGAGCGCCAGCGGGACAACCGCCATGACGGCCGCGGCGAGCATCGCAACGGCTATGCCGAGCGGAACGTCGAGCGCGCCGAGCCGCGGGTCGAGCGCGATGCCGACACGCCCGTCGCGGCGGCTCCGGTCGTCGAGGCCGCGGCGGCGGAAGAGGCGCGCACCCCGCGCCGCCGCACGCGCAAGCCGCGCGAAGAGGCGGCGGGCGAGCAGGTCGCGTTCGACATCGATCGCCTGCCCCCGTCGCTCGGCGTGTCGGCTGCACCGGCCGAGCCGGCGGCCGACGCTCCCGCTCCCGCCGCTCCCGCTTCCGCCGCTGATACCGGAGAGGAAGCGCCCAAGCCGCGCCGTCGTCGCGTGCGCACCGCGGTGGAGGCGACTCCGGCCGAATAG
- a CDS encoding CBS domain-containing protein, which translates to MTIAAILKDKGREVTSVTPDTPVSRVIALLAQHRIGAVPVMADGEVRGIFSERDVIGMLAQGATALDTTVGEVMTAPAMTVSPHESVIGALALMTKRRIRHLPVLDDRQVVGLVSIGDLVKYRIDRIEADAAAMRDYIQQS; encoded by the coding sequence ATGACCATCGCCGCCATCCTGAAGGACAAGGGCCGGGAGGTGACATCCGTCACGCCGGATACGCCGGTGTCGCGCGTGATCGCGCTGCTGGCGCAGCACCGCATCGGCGCGGTGCCGGTGATGGCGGATGGCGAGGTGCGGGGGATCTTCTCCGAACGCGACGTGATCGGGATGCTGGCGCAGGGCGCGACCGCGCTCGACACGACGGTGGGCGAGGTGATGACCGCGCCGGCGATGACCGTGTCGCCTCACGAAAGCGTGATCGGCGCGCTGGCGCTGATGACGAAGCGGCGCATCCGCCACCTTCCCGTGCTGGACGACCGGCAGGTGGTCGGGTTGGTCTCGATCGGTGATCTGGTGAAATACCGCATCGACCGGATCGAGGCCGACGCCGCGGCGATGCGCGACTACATCCAGCAATCCTGA